In Corylus avellana chromosome ca2, CavTom2PMs-1.0, the following proteins share a genomic window:
- the LOC132171602 gene encoding LRR receptor-like serine/threonine-protein kinase GHR1: MKLIKLLVASLFFLCALGQLPSQDILALLEFKKGIKHDPTGYVLSSWNEESIDFNGCPASWNGIVCNGGNVAGVVLDDLALSADADLSVFANLTKLVKLSMSNNSITGKIPDNVADLRRLEFLDLSDNLFSSSLPPGIGSLASLQNLSLAGNNFSGSIPDSISGLASILNLDLSRNSFSGALPTSLTKLTNVVSLNLSFNGFTKRIPTGFDLISGLEVLDLHGNMLDGQLDVEFLFLSSATHVDFSENMLVSSSSQSQKFLPRISESIKYLNLSHNRLMGSLVSAGAQVFENLKVLDLSYNQLSGELPGFNFVYELQVLKLSNNRFSGFIPNGLLKGDSLVLTELDLSANNLSGPISMITSTTLHILNLSSNGLTGELPLLTGSCAVLDLSNNKFEGNLSRMVKWGNIAFLDLSLNHLTGAIPEVTPQFLRLNYLNLSHNLLSSSLPTVITRYPKLRVLDLSSNQLNGHLLADLLTMSSLQELHLENNLLTGDAKFTLPSPPGERNLQIIDLSRNHFSGYFPDQFGSLTGLQVLNIAGNNFSGSLPTSMADMSSLSSLDISQNHFTGSLPDNLPNSLESFNASFNDLSGVVPENLRKFPSSSFFPGNTRLSFPSGPSGATNSPGENHKRKPMNTIVKVIIIVACVVAVFILILLAIFVHYIRISRRTPPERTINKDIRRQAPPNPSGIGGTDSGGAVVVSAEDLVASRKGSSSEIISPDEKMAAVTGFSPSKTSHFSWSPESGDSFTAEHFARLDVRSPDRLVGELHLLDDTIMLTPEELSRAPAEVLGRSSHGTSYRATLDNGLFLTVKWLREGVAKQRKEFAKEAKKFANIRHPNVVGLRGYYWGPTQHEKLILSDYISPGSLASFLYDRPGRKGPPLTWVQRLKIAVDVARGLNYLHFDRAVPHGNLKATNILLDGPDPNARVADYCLHRLMTQAGTIEQILDAGVLGYRAPELAASKKPMPSFKSDVYAFGVILLELLTGRCAGDVIAGEERGVDLTDWVRLRAAEGHGSECFDPAVMLEMGNPATEKGMKEVLGIALRCIRSISERPGIKTIYEDLSSI, translated from the exons ATGAAGCTCATTAAGCTTTTAGTGGCATCCCTATTTTTCCTCTGTGCCTTGGGGCAGCTTCCTTCACAGGACATTTTGGCGCTGCTCGAATTCAAGAAGGGTATCAAGCATGATCCCACCGGTTATGTCCTTAGTTCATGGAATGAGGAGTCTATTGACTTCAATGGCTGCCCTGCTTCTTGGAATGGAATTGTCTGTAACGGTGGAAACGTTGCTGGGGTTGTTCTTGATGACTTGGCTCTCTCTGCTGATGCAGACTTGAGTGTATTTGCAAACCTCACGAAGCTTGTGAAGCTCTCCATGTCAAACAATTCCATAACGGGCAAGATTCCTGACAATGTAGCTGACTTGAGACGCCTTGAGTTTCTGGATTTATCTGATAATCTGTTTTCCTCGTCTTTACCACCGGGGATTGGTAGCTTAGCTAGCCTACAGAACCTCTCATTGGCTGGGAACAATTTCTCCGGCTCAATTCCGGATTCGATATCTGGTCTTGCATCAATCCTGAATTTGGACTTGAGCCGCAACTCCTTTTCTGGTGCACTGCCAACATCATTGACGAAGCTGACTAACGTGGTATCTCTAAATCTCTCTTTTAATGGCTTTACCAAGAGAATCCCTACAGGGTTTGATCTGATTTCTGGTCTCGAGGTGCTTGACTTGCATGGAAACATGCTTGATGGTCAGCTGGACGTGGAATTTTTGTTTCTGTCAAGTGCCACTCATGTAGATTTCAGTGAGAACATGCTAGTTAGTTCGAGTTCACAGTCGCAGAAGTTTTTACCGCGAATATCTGAGTCTATTAAGTATTTGAATCTTAGCCACAACCGGCTCATGGGATCACTGGTGAGTGCAGGTGCTCAGGTCTTTGAAAACTTGAAGGTGTTGGATCTGAGCTACAATCAATTGTCTGGAGAATTGCCTGGATTCAATTTTGTTTATGAGCTTCAAGTCCTCAAGCTCAGCAATAACAGATTCTCAGGGTTCATTCCTAATGGCCTATTGAAAGGAGATTCTTTGGTATTGACTGAACTGGATTTGAGTGCCAACAATCTGTCAG GGCCCATAAGTATGATTACGTCAACAACTCTGCACATTCTTAATCTCTCCTCGAATGGGCTCACAGGAGAGCTTCCTTTGCTCACTGGAAGCTGTGCAGTACTTGATCTATCGAATAacaaatttgaaggaaatttaagCAGGATGGTAAAATGGGGGAACATAGCATTCCTTGATCTGAGTCTGAATCATTTGACGGGGGCTATCCCTGAGGTAACCCCACAGTTTTTGCGTTTAAATTATCTCAACCTTTCCCATAATTTGCTTAGTAGCTCTCTGCCAACTGTTATCACTCGGTATCCAAAGCTTAGAGTTCTAGATCTCAGCTCCAACCAGTTAAACGGACATCTTCTTGCTGATCTGTTAACAATGTCTTCTTTACAAGAGCTTCATCTTGAAAATAATTTACTGACTGGTGATGCTAAGTTCACTCTTCCTTCCCCCCCTGGTGAGCGCAATCTTCAGATTATTGATCTTTCTCGTAACCATTTTAGTGGCTATTTTCCTGATCAATTCGGGTCATTGACTGGACTTCAAGTGCTCAATATTGCTGGAAATAACTTTTCTGGTTCTCTGCCAACTTCCATGGCTGACATGAGCTCATTAAGCTCGTTGGATATATCGCAGAACCACTTTACAGGCTCTTTACCGGACAACTTGCCTAACAGCCTTGAAAGCTTTAATGCCTCGTTTAATGATCTTTCGGGGGTTGTCCCTGAAAACCTGAGAAAATTCCcaagttcttctttcttccctGGAAATACTAGGTTAAGTTTTCCTAGTGGTCCTTCTGGAGCAACCAATTCTCCAGGTGAAAACCACAAGAGGAAACCAATGAACACTATTGTCAAAGTGATAATTATAGTTGCATGTGTGGTTGCTGTGTTCATTCTTATCCTGCTTGCTATCTTTGTACATTACATCCGTATATCAAGGAGAACTCCACCAGAACGTACTATAAATAAAGACATCCGCAGGCAAGCGCCACCAAACCCCTCTGGCATTGGTGGAACGGATAGTGGTGGTGCTGTGGTTGTTTCAGCGGAGGATCTTGTGGCTTCACGGAAAGGATCATCATCCGAGATAATTAGTCCCGATGAGAAAATGGCAGCTGTAACTGGCTTCTCCCCATCAAAAACTAGCCATTTCTCGTGGTCACCAGAGTCTGGGGATTCGTTCACTGCTGAGCACTTTGCAAGACTAGACGTGAGGTCACCAGATCGATTGGTTGGTGAGCTGCATTTGCTCGATGATACCATCATGTTGACACCTGAGGAGCTGTCCAGGGCCCCAGCTGAAGTTTTAGGACGAAGCAGCCATGGGACTTCTTATAGGGCAACACTGGATAATGGGCTGTTCTTGACTGTGAAGTGGCTGAGAGAAGGGGTAGCAAAACAGAGAAAAGAGTTTGCTAAGGAGGCTAAAAAATTTGCGAACATCAGGCATCCAAATGTGGTGGGTTTGAGAGGGTACTATTGGGGCCCCACACAGCATGAGAAACTCATTCTTTCAGATTATATTTCACCAGGAAGTCTTGCAAGCTTCCTATACG ATCGGCCAGGAAGAAAAGGCCCACCATTAACCTGGGTCCAAAGGCTCAAAATAGCGGTTGACGTTGCACGTGGCCTGAACTATCTCCATTTTGATCGTGCTGTACCACATGGTAACCTTAAAGCAACAAATATTCTGTTAGATGGGCCTGATCCGAATGCTCGTGTTGCTGATTACTGCCTTCACCGCCTTATGACCCAGGCTGGCACCATTGAACAGATTCTTGATGCTGGGGTCTTAGGTTATCGGGCACCAGAGTTGGCTGCTTCAAAGAAACCAATGCCCTCTTTCAAGTCTGATGTTTATGCCTTTGGAGTGATACTGTTGGAACTTTTAACAGGAAGGTGTGCTGGTGATGTTATTGCTGGTGAAGAAAGAGGGGTTGATTTGACCGATTGGGTGCGGTTGAGGGCAGCTGAGGGCCATGGCTCGGAATGTTTTGATCCTGCAGTGATGCTAGAAATGGGGAATCCAGCTACTGAGAAGGGAATGAAGGAGGTCCTTGGAATAGCTTTAAGATGTATAAGATCAATTTCTGAGAGGCCAGGTATCAAGACCATATATGAAGATCTTTCATCTATATAG